A part of Variovorax sp. HW608 genomic DNA contains:
- the ltrA gene encoding group II intron reverse transcriptase/maturase, with product MSHRRGKSDCCVVPKKLPNKAAGEAPAAAEVVEGRRQAKGNAIAARMSRRSVRVYDMGTALDGIRQTAKGRRDAKFTGLLHHIYAVERLRAAYLALKRDAAAGVDGQTWQTYGQDLEGNLLELSERLARGGYRPQPVKRVYIDKADGSKRPLGVPALEDKLVQRATVEVLNAIYEQDFLGFSYGFRPGRSAHNALDAVAVGVGARKVNWILDADIAKFFDTIERDWLVKFIEHRVADTRVVRLIKKWLHAGVLEDGRLTQGELGTVQGGSISPLLANIYLHYALDLWVKQWRGRHARGDVIVVRYADDWVAGFQFRDDAERFQRAVAERLGQFGLKLHPEKTRLIEFGRFAHENRRRKGQGKPQTFDFLGFTHCCGTTRKGKFMVLRLTSAKRLRAKLQVIKLELRRRMHQPIPEQGQYLRAVVTGHARYFGVPCNGARLRTFRHQVVGLWHRTLCRRSQSHDLPWRRMYRLMARWLPVPNICHPYPNQRLIVMTQGRSRMR from the coding sequence ATGAGCCACAGGCGCGGGAAGTCGGACTGCTGCGTAGTACCGAAGAAGCTGCCGAACAAGGCTGCGGGGGAAGCTCCTGCGGCGGCGGAGGTGGTGGAGGGAAGGCGGCAGGCCAAGGGAAATGCCATCGCGGCGCGCATGTCCCGCAGATCGGTGCGGGTCTATGACATGGGAACCGCGCTCGATGGCATACGACAGACGGCAAAGGGCCGTCGTGATGCGAAGTTCACGGGACTGCTGCATCACATCTACGCGGTCGAACGCCTGCGGGCGGCTTACCTCGCGCTCAAGCGCGACGCGGCCGCCGGGGTGGACGGCCAGACCTGGCAGACGTACGGACAGGACCTGGAGGGCAATCTCCTGGAGTTGTCCGAGCGGCTGGCCCGAGGGGGCTACCGGCCCCAGCCTGTGAAGAGGGTGTACATCGACAAGGCCGACGGCAGCAAGCGCCCGCTGGGCGTGCCGGCGCTGGAGGACAAGCTCGTCCAGCGTGCCACGGTCGAAGTGTTGAACGCCATCTACGAGCAGGACTTCCTCGGGTTCAGCTACGGCTTCAGGCCCGGGCGCAGCGCGCACAACGCGCTGGATGCCGTGGCGGTGGGTGTGGGCGCAAGGAAGGTGAACTGGATACTCGATGCGGACATCGCCAAGTTCTTCGACACGATCGAAAGGGACTGGCTGGTGAAGTTCATCGAACATCGCGTGGCTGACACGCGCGTGGTGCGGCTGATCAAGAAATGGCTGCACGCGGGCGTGCTGGAGGACGGCAGGCTCACGCAAGGTGAGTTGGGGACGGTTCAGGGCGGGAGCATCAGTCCGCTGCTGGCCAACATCTACCTGCACTATGCGTTGGACCTGTGGGTGAAGCAGTGGAGGGGGCGCCATGCCCGGGGTGACGTGATCGTCGTGCGCTACGCCGACGATTGGGTTGCGGGGTTCCAGTTCCGTGATGACGCCGAGCGCTTCCAGCGCGCGGTGGCCGAGCGGCTGGGCCAGTTCGGGTTGAAGCTGCATCCCGAGAAGACGCGGCTGATCGAGTTCGGGCGCTTCGCCCACGAGAACCGACGCCGCAAGGGACAAGGCAAGCCGCAGACCTTCGACTTCCTGGGGTTCACGCATTGCTGCGGGACGACCCGAAAGGGCAAGTTCATGGTCCTGCGACTCACCAGTGCCAAACGCCTGCGAGCCAAGCTGCAGGTGATCAAGCTCGAACTCAGAAGGCGCATGCACCAACCCATCCCGGAGCAGGGCCAGTACCTGCGGGCGGTGGTGACTGGGCATGCGCGCTACTTCGGCGTGCCGTGCAACGGCGCGCGGCTGAGGACATTCCGCCATCAGGTCGTCGGGCTGTGGCATCGCACGCTGTGCCGCCGCAGCCAGAGCCACGACCTGCCTTGGCGACGCATGTATCGCTTGATGGCGCGCTGGCTGCCTGTCCCGAACATCTGCCACCCCTACCCGAACCAGCGTCTGATCGTCATGACCCAAGGCAGGAGCCGTATGCGGTAG
- a CDS encoding hemerythrin domain-containing protein, with protein MTSQIAQWHADHGNFSLLLSILDEQVTRFRDEESPDYELMLEIVSYLREYGDCYHHPREDAAFEILVARDPQMRLPINRLLQEHRVIAAAGEELVARLNQVISDAYVLRANVEAAAALYLTYYEHHIAAEERQVLPRSRLLLNAQDWDVVARAAPSSADPLFGKSPTGTYSRLAKLIAANAAS; from the coding sequence ATGACCAGTCAGATCGCGCAATGGCATGCCGACCACGGAAATTTCTCTCTGCTTCTCAGCATTCTTGACGAACAGGTCACCCGATTTCGCGACGAAGAGAGTCCAGACTACGAGCTGATGCTCGAAATCGTCTCCTACTTGCGAGAGTATGGAGATTGCTATCACCATCCGCGGGAAGACGCCGCTTTTGAGATCCTCGTGGCGCGCGATCCGCAAATGCGACTGCCCATCAACCGTTTGCTTCAGGAGCATCGTGTCATTGCGGCGGCCGGCGAAGAGCTTGTTGCGCGCCTGAACCAAGTCATCAGCGATGCCTACGTCTTGCGCGCCAACGTGGAGGCGGCAGCGGCCCTGTATCTCACCTACTACGAGCATCACATTGCGGCAGAGGAAAGACAGGTTCTTCCACGCTCGAGACTTCTGCTGAATGCGCAGGACTGGGATGTCGTAGCCCGCGCAGCCCCATCGTCCGCGGATCCGTTGTTCGGAAAATCGCCGACCGGAACCTACTCAAGACTGGCCAAGTTGATAGCGGCGAACGCCGCCTCCTGA
- a CDS encoding TetR/AcrR family transcriptional regulator, whose protein sequence is MKASTIDPNGNADARERILIAAESLFAQKGVEKTSTREITAQAAVNVASVNYYFRSKEALAEEIFARLAERAMNMRLADLSAYMQAAESKGEPVRLEALIACFVRPYFEPTKTGQLFARFILQHRLQPSAMTKRVYDQYLDPFALEFIDALCRTDPHVPRAEWIWRYTLMIGTVVLAVTDTTADNRLATLSKGMADAARSDELKRNLTGFLCAALSGKRAS, encoded by the coding sequence ATGAAAGCTTCGACGATCGATCCGAATGGAAATGCCGACGCGCGCGAGCGCATCCTGATTGCGGCGGAGAGCCTGTTCGCCCAGAAAGGCGTGGAGAAGACATCGACACGCGAGATCACGGCGCAAGCCGCAGTCAACGTCGCATCCGTCAACTATTACTTCCGCTCCAAGGAGGCCTTGGCCGAAGAGATCTTCGCGAGGCTTGCCGAGCGGGCTATGAACATGCGACTGGCTGACCTGTCTGCGTATATGCAGGCTGCGGAGTCCAAAGGGGAGCCAGTGCGTCTGGAGGCGCTCATCGCATGCTTCGTGCGCCCCTACTTTGAGCCGACGAAGACCGGGCAGCTGTTCGCGCGATTCATCCTGCAGCACAGGCTGCAGCCGAGTGCGATGACCAAGCGGGTCTATGACCAGTATCTGGACCCGTTCGCGCTTGAGTTCATCGACGCGCTATGCCGCACGGATCCGCATGTACCAAGAGCCGAATGGATCTGGCGATACACACTGATGATCGGGACCGTAGTTCTCGCGGTCACCGACACAACCGCTGACAACCGTCTGGCCACGTTGTCAAAGGGCATGGCCGACGCAGCACGCAGCGACGAACTGAAGCGCAATCTGACGGGGTTTCTTTGTGCGGCCCTCTCCGGTAAGCGCGCTTCCTGA